Part of the Lysobacter enzymogenes genome is shown below.
GGGGATTTGCGCTGCGGCGGCCTGTGGACGGCGCGCAGCGCCGGTGAGCGGCGGTGAGCCGCGAGCGGTGCCGCAACGGCGACGGAAGGCGGCTGGCCGGACATCGCGGCCGGAACGACCCGGCGAACCGGCTGCGCAACGACCGCCGCAAAAACGCACGGCCCCGAACGCCGGGGCCGTGCGATGAAGCCTGCGCGCAATCGCGCCTGGATCGGATCGCGCCTGCCTTGAGTCGAACCTGCCTTGAGTCGCGCCTGCCTTGAATCAGGCCACCGCGAACCCGGCGTCGATCGCCTGGCGGTCGGCGTGGTACGACGAGCGCACCAGCGGGCCGGACGCGACGTGGGTGAAGCCCAGCGACATGCCGTAGACCTCGAGTTCCTTGAACTCGTCCGGCGTCCAGTAGCGCAGCACCGGATGGTGGTGCGGGGTCGGCTGCAGATACTGGCCGATCGTAATCATGTCGACGTCGTGCGCGCGCAGGTCGCGCAGGGTCGCCTGCACCTGCTCCATCGTCTCGCCGAGGCCGAGCATGATGCCGGACTTGGTCGCCACGTTCGGATGCTGGGCCTTGAACTTCTGCAGCAGGGTCAGCGACCACTGGTAGTCGGCGCCCGGACGCACGTTGGCGTACAGGTCCGGCACCGTCTCGACGTTGTGGTTGAACACGTCCGGCGGGTTGTTCGCCAGGATCTCCAGCGCGCGTTCCATGCGGCCCTTGCCGCGGAAATCGGGGGTCAGCACTTCGATCTTGGTGCGCGGGCTCTGCGCTCGGATCGCGGCGATGCAGTCGACGAAATGCTGGGCGCCGCCGTCGCGCAGGTCGTCGCGGTCGACGCTGGTGACCACCACGTACTTCAGGCCCATGTCGGCGACGGTGTTGGCCAGGTTGACCGGCTCCTGCGGATCCGGCGGCTTGGGCCGGCCGTGGGCGACGTCGCAGAACGAGCAGCGGCGGGTGCAGACCTCGCCGAGGATCATGAAGGTCGCGGTGCCGTGGCCGAAGCACTCGTGGATGTTCGGGCAACTGGCTTCCTCGCACACGGTCACCAGGCGGTTCTCGCGCAGCTTGGCCTTGAGCTGGGCGACCGAATTGCCCGAGGGGATGCGCACGCGGATCCACGAGGGCTTGCGCAGCACCGGCGCGTCGGCGAACTGCACCGGCGAGCGGTTGATCTTGTCGCCGCCGATCTGCTTGGCGCCCGGGGTCATGGTCGTGGACTGCAGCACCGCCGGGGCCACGACCGGATCGGCCGCGCCGACGACGGTGAGCGGGATGATCTTGGACGCGGTGTCGCTCATGTGTGCATCGACTCTGAAGATTGAGCTCCCTCTCCCGCTTACGGGAGAGGGCCGGGGTGAGGGCAGCGGCGCTGGGCGTCAGCGCGGCGCTTGGCGGAATGGCGTGCCCTCATCCGCCCTTCGGGCACCTTCTCCCGCAAGCGGGAGAAGGGAAATCGTCAGCGGAAATCCAGCGGCGCCGCATCCTCGACGCTCAAACCGAACTGGCGCGCGATCTGCGCCACCAGCACCGGCTTGACCGGGTCCATGCCCGAGGGGCCGCCCAAGTCTAGCACCGAGGTCACTTGCAGCCCCTGGTAACCGCAGGGATTGATGCGCTGGTACGGCGAGAGATCCATCGCGATATTGAACGCCAGCCCGTGGAACGTGCAGCCGCGGCGCACGCGGATCCCCAGCGCCATGACCTTGGCCCCCGCCACGTACACGCCGGGCGCGCCGTCGCGGCGCGCGCCTTCGATGTTCCATTCGGCCAGGGTGTCGATCACGGCCTGTTCGATCCGGTCCACGTACTCGCGCACGCCGACCTTGAGCCGGCGCAGGTCCAGCAGCGGGTACAGCACGATCTGGCCGGGCCCGTGATAGGTCACCTGGCCGCCGCGGTCGACGTGGATCACCGGGATGTCGCCCGGCATCAGCACGTGCTCGTCCTTGCCGGCCTGGCCGAGGGTGAACACCGGGTCGTGCTCGACCAGCCACAGCTCGTCGGGCGTGTCGGCGTCGCGCGCGTCGGTGAAGGCCTGCATCGCCCGCCATACCGGTTCGTAGGGCTGGCGGCCGAGATCGCGCAACTGCGCGCGCGGCGGCGCGGACGGGCCGCCGAAGATCCCGGCGACGGCGTCGATTACAGCGTCCACTTCACTTCCGGGTGATCGCGCAGCACCTGATGGGCGAGGTCGTACTGGGCGCGGTCGGCGGCGCGGAAGGTCAGCCGGATCGACACGTACTTGCCGGTCGAGGAGTGCTTCCACTGGATGGTTTCGGTTTCCACGTCGATCCCGGCCTCGAGCAGGCGCTTGGGCAGCTCGCGCTCCAGGCCGGCCTCGGCGGCGCCCATCGCGCTGAGCTCGAAGGTGCCGGGGAACTGGAAGCCGTGATCGGGGTTGTCGGAATGAATGTCCATGCCCGCCATTATGGGTCCGCGGCCAGGGCAACCCAAGCGCGGCGGCGGGACGCCGGCATTGCGCTCGTGGAACGCAGGCGCGCAGAACACGGACACGGCGAAAACGCCGTCAAACGCCAGATTCGGCATGAACGCGACAGCGCGGCCGCGCCCGGGGCGGCCTGCCGCAACGGCGCGACAAACGTTAACGTGGTCAACCCTTCCCGCACACAGGCCACGATGGGCCCGCGCGACCGCCAGTTTTCGATCCGCCTCAACGCTCCCGGCCTGCTGGTCCTGCTGCTGTTCGCGGCCGCGCTGGCGGTGGCGGTGCCGGCCCTGCGCCGGCCCGAGCGCGCCGGCTGGCTGGCGCTGCCGCCGCAGTCGATGGAAGCCACCGACCCGGACGTGCGCGAACTGCTGCACAAGTCGGCGCGGATCGCCCCGGCCGGCCAGCCCGCCCTGGCCGACCGCTGCGGCGCCGACGACGTCGAGCCCGAGCGCCTGCCGCCGGACTTCGCCCGTCCGCCGGCCGCGCCGGAGGACGACGCAGCGCCGCTGGAGGAGCACTACACCCTGCTGCTCGGCGGCCCCGACCGCGCCGCGTGGCGGCTCGACATCGACGTCAGCGGCGACCGCGCCCGCCTGCGCGCGGCCGCCCCCGGCGCGGCCGCGACCGAACGCGAAACGACCCTGACCGCGCTGGCGCCGCTGCGCGCGGCCCTGGCCGAGCCGGAGCTGTGGTCGGCGCCGCAGCGCAGCTCGGTGTTCTGCGCCGACCGCCACCGCCTGCGCCAGGCCTTCTTCGAAGCCTGCATCGACGGCCGCTACTTCGCCCGCGACCGCGCCTGCGACCGCCTCGCCGCACCGCTGCTGGACGCGCTGTGGCAGCAAGCGCGCGCGGCCGCACCGCCCGCCGCGGGCGCCGCCCCATGAGCCGCGACCGCCCCGCGCCGCCGAGCGGCGACCGCCTGACCCTGATGCTCGACCTCGACGAGACCCTGGTCTACGCCAGCGACGTCGAACTCGGCCGCCCGGCCGACTTCCACGCCCTGGGCTACCACGTCTACCGCCGCCCGCACCTGCAAACCTTCCTCGACCACGTGCTGGCGCGCTACGACGTCGGCGTGTGGACGTCCTCGGGCCGCAGTTACGCCGAAGCCGTCTGCGCCGCGTTGTTCCCGCCGCAGACATTGCGCTTCCTGTGGTCGAGCGAGCGCTGCTCGATCAGCCGCGACTGGACCACCGGCGACTACCTCAACCGCAAGCGCCTGCAGAAGCTCAAGACCCACGGCTACCGCCTGGAACGCCTGATCGCGGTCGACGACACGCCGAGCAAGCACGCGCAGAACTACGGCAACCTGGTGTGCGTCAGCGAATACCTCGGCGAGGATCCGCACGACGACGAGTTGCTGCACCTGATCGAATATCTCGATGCGCTGGCCGACGCGGCCAACGTGCGCAAGATCGAGAAGCGGCGCTGGCGCGAGCGCGTCGCCGGCGCGCAGGCCGCGGCGAGGACTCAGGCGTGAAGAAATTGCGCGAATACTCCTGTTTCATGTACTTCCAGGTTGCCTCGCCCGAGTTGGCCACTGAGGTGCTCGCGTTGGGCTCGCGCTACCATTTCAGCCATCTGCTGACCCCGCCGCGCGGATCCGCCCCGTCGCACGCAGGCACGTGGTGGCTGGAGTTCGACTTCTCCGGCAGCGACAGCGAACGCCACCGCGTCCGCTTCCTGCTCGAACTGGCCGCGCTGATCGGCGAGGCCGACGGCGAAATGCGCTGCGGCTGGTACGACGACGAAGCCGACGGCAACGGCGACGAACGCTTCGAGTTCTACCGCATCGCCGGCGGCCGGTTGATCTATCAGTCGGGCCGGATCGAACGCGGCGCCGAGCGGGCCGTAACGTTCGACCCCTACTGGTGTCCGGAAGCCGAATTCCCCGACTAGCCCCCTGTAGGAGCGGCGCAAGCCGCGACCGCGACATCGCGCCTGCGACCCAAGCGAGGTTTCGCGGTCGCGGCTCGCGCCGCTCCTACAGGGGGCTGCATCGCGACCGGGCCGTCTCAATTTGCGCGTATAACCCGGGATAGGTTGACCTCTGTCCACAGACCCGGAGCCCCGGCCATGCCCGCCAGCCAATCCGTCGCCCTGCCCTTGCGCGGCCAGTTCCGCGCGCTGTACCAGCAGCTCAAGCGCGCCGGCCTGCTGGCGCGCACGCCGGTGGTGTTCTGCGAAGGCGATTCGTGGTTCTCCACGCCCTTGGCGATGAACCTGCTCGATTGGATCGTCTCACCCGCGCCCGAGGA
Proteins encoded:
- the lipA gene encoding lipoyl synthase; translated protein: MSDTASKIIPLTVVGAADPVVAPAVLQSTTMTPGAKQIGGDKINRSPVQFADAPVLRKPSWIRVRIPSGNSVAQLKAKLRENRLVTVCEEASCPNIHECFGHGTATFMILGEVCTRRCSFCDVAHGRPKPPDPQEPVNLANTVADMGLKYVVVTSVDRDDLRDGGAQHFVDCIAAIRAQSPRTKIEVLTPDFRGKGRMERALEILANNPPDVFNHNVETVPDLYANVRPGADYQWSLTLLQKFKAQHPNVATKSGIMLGLGETMEQVQATLRDLRAHDVDMITIGQYLQPTPHHHPVLRYWTPDEFKELEVYGMSLGFTHVASGPLVRSSYHADRQAIDAGFAVA
- the lipB gene encoding lipoyl(octanoyl) transferase LipB, whose amino-acid sequence is MDAVIDAVAGIFGGPSAPPRAQLRDLGRQPYEPVWRAMQAFTDARDADTPDELWLVEHDPVFTLGQAGKDEHVLMPGDIPVIHVDRGGQVTYHGPGQIVLYPLLDLRRLKVGVREYVDRIEQAVIDTLAEWNIEGARRDGAPGVYVAGAKVMALGIRVRRGCTFHGLAFNIAMDLSPYQRINPCGYQGLQVTSVLDLGGPSGMDPVKPVLVAQIARQFGLSVEDAAPLDFR
- a CDS encoding DUF493 family protein, coding for MDIHSDNPDHGFQFPGTFELSAMGAAEAGLERELPKRLLEAGIDVETETIQWKHSSTGKYVSIRLTFRAADRAQYDLAHQVLRDHPEVKWTL
- a CDS encoding NIF family HAD-type phosphatase is translated as MSRDRPAPPSGDRLTLMLDLDETLVYASDVELGRPADFHALGYHVYRRPHLQTFLDHVLARYDVGVWTSSGRSYAEAVCAALFPPQTLRFLWSSERCSISRDWTTGDYLNRKRLQKLKTHGYRLERLIAVDDTPSKHAQNYGNLVCVSEYLGEDPHDDELLHLIEYLDALADAANVRKIEKRRWRERVAGAQAAARTQA